In Kitasatospora viridis, the following are encoded in one genomic region:
- a CDS encoding RICIN domain-containing protein, with product MTSHPQQRVGGRRRATAAVTGALLLAAAAAANPTTANAATSTTLFVSPSGSGTACSSAAPCSLTQAKTSVESINGSMSGDIVVQLAGGTYRLTSPLGLTSADSGNNGHNVIWQAAPGQTPVISGGEQVTGWTLHDSTNNIYAASIPTGTDSRQLYIDGTAAPRAAMNIARSDVSFITTGLTIQNSNLTWIGNLPEQNRIELEAQNSFTDRFTPLQSISGTTVTMQEPAWQNNGWGYDTMENPFAGGGLQLENSYAFLNTAGQWYLDPSAGQLYYKAPAGWNPSAHDVELPLTTSLLNIGGSYSSPAHNIQFQGISFQDTTWLAPSSNIGYADQQTGTFLNQAYSNEPSNFLSDCNTGCQGFESTRNSWGEAPAAVQVSAASGISFSGNTFTNLGQVGLGIGQDADAVATGTGLGASNITVNGNTFTTDAGGGIVVGGVQPDAHHPSNSAMTNQNITISNNSVSNVAQDYKDMPGILSTYVSHAVITHNEVSNLGYDGIDIGWGWGINDPGGSQDYVNRGVYNYQPTYTTPTTLNNNIVTYNKVHDTKKVFHDGGSIYNLSANPGGFIADNYIYNNDNTVGLYLDEGSRYIQLENNVLQDTGVWANTNASANNNTSDNTFANNWYNGGATVVATGSPHNNVLSGNVQVSGYNWPAGAQEVIAQAGVTTNSGIGAAPIHAVGANKCMDDNNWSTTNGTVQQIWDCSGNSNQSWTHNSSNQITLFSGSSQMCLDAYQNGTTNGTPVDIWSCNGGANQQWSLNNDGTITSLQSGLCLDVSGAGTANGTKLQLWGCNDQPNQQWNLG from the coding sequence ATGACGTCTCATCCCCAGCAGCGCGTCGGCGGACGCCGACGCGCGACGGCCGCAGTCACGGGCGCGCTCCTGCTCGCCGCGGCCGCCGCCGCCAACCCCACCACGGCGAACGCCGCTACCTCCACCACCCTGTTCGTCTCCCCCAGTGGGTCCGGCACCGCCTGTAGCTCGGCGGCGCCGTGCTCGCTGACCCAGGCCAAGACCTCCGTCGAGTCGATCAACGGCTCGATGAGCGGCGACATCGTCGTGCAGCTCGCCGGCGGCACCTACCGCCTGACCTCCCCGCTCGGCCTCACCAGCGCCGACTCGGGCAACAACGGACACAACGTCATCTGGCAGGCCGCCCCCGGCCAGACCCCGGTGATCTCCGGCGGCGAGCAGGTGACCGGCTGGACCCTGCACGACTCCACCAACAACATCTACGCCGCCTCGATCCCCACCGGCACCGACTCCCGCCAGCTCTACATCGACGGCACGGCCGCGCCGCGCGCCGCGATGAACATCGCCCGCAGCGACGTCTCCTTCATCACCACCGGTCTGACCATCCAGAATTCGAACCTCACCTGGATCGGCAACCTGCCGGAGCAGAACCGGATCGAGCTGGAGGCCCAGAACTCCTTCACCGACCGCTTCACCCCGCTCCAGAGCATCAGCGGCACCACCGTGACCATGCAGGAACCGGCCTGGCAGAACAACGGCTGGGGCTACGACACGATGGAGAACCCGTTCGCCGGCGGCGGCCTGCAGCTGGAGAACTCCTACGCGTTCCTGAACACCGCCGGCCAGTGGTACCTCGACCCGAGCGCCGGCCAGCTCTACTACAAGGCGCCGGCCGGCTGGAACCCCAGCGCCCATGACGTCGAACTGCCGCTGACCACCTCGCTGCTGAACATCGGCGGCAGCTACAGCAGCCCCGCGCACAACATCCAGTTCCAGGGCATCAGCTTCCAGGACACCACCTGGCTGGCCCCCAGCAGCAACATCGGCTACGCCGACCAGCAGACCGGCACCTTCCTCAACCAGGCCTACTCCAACGAGCCCTCGAACTTCCTGTCGGACTGCAACACCGGCTGCCAGGGCTTCGAGTCCACCCGCAACAGCTGGGGCGAGGCCCCCGCGGCCGTCCAGGTCTCGGCCGCGAGCGGGATCTCCTTCAGCGGCAACACCTTCACCAACCTCGGCCAGGTCGGCCTCGGCATCGGCCAGGACGCGGACGCCGTCGCCACCGGCACCGGCCTCGGCGCCTCCAACATCACCGTCAACGGCAACACCTTCACCACCGACGCCGGCGGCGGCATCGTGGTCGGCGGAGTCCAGCCCGACGCGCACCACCCGTCCAACTCCGCGATGACCAACCAGAACATCACGATCAGCAACAACTCCGTGTCCAACGTGGCGCAGGACTACAAAGACATGCCCGGCATCCTGTCCACGTACGTCTCGCACGCCGTCATCACGCACAACGAGGTCTCGAACCTCGGCTACGACGGCATCGACATCGGTTGGGGCTGGGGCATCAACGACCCGGGCGGCAGCCAGGACTACGTCAACCGCGGCGTCTACAACTACCAGCCGACGTACACCACGCCGACCACGCTGAACAACAACATCGTCACCTACAACAAGGTGCACGACACGAAGAAGGTCTTCCACGACGGCGGCAGCATCTACAACCTGTCCGCGAACCCCGGCGGCTTCATCGCCGACAACTACATCTACAACAACGACAACACCGTGGGGCTCTACCTCGACGAAGGCTCCCGCTACATCCAGTTGGAGAACAACGTCCTCCAGGACACCGGGGTCTGGGCGAACACCAACGCCTCCGCCAACAACAACACCAGTGACAACACCTTCGCCAACAACTGGTACAACGGCGGCGCCACCGTCGTCGCCACCGGCTCCCCGCACAACAACGTGCTGAGCGGCAACGTCCAGGTGAGCGGCTACAACTGGCCGGCCGGCGCCCAGGAGGTCATCGCCCAGGCCGGCGTCACCACCAACAGCGGCATCGGCGCCGCCCCGATCCACGCGGTCGGCGCGAACAAGTGCATGGACGACAACAACTGGAGCACCACCAACGGGACCGTGCAGCAGATCTGGGACTGCAGCGGCAACTCGAACCAGAGCTGGACGCACAACTCGTCCAACCAGATCACCCTGTTCAGCGGCAGCAGCCAGATGTGCCTGGACGCCTACCAGAACGGCACCACCAACGGCACCCCGGTCGACATCTGGAGCTGCAACGGCGGGGCCAACCAGCAGTGGAGCCTCAACAACGACGGCACCATCACCAGCCTGCAGTCGGGCCTGTGCCTCGACGTGAGCGGCGCCGGCACCGCCAACGGCACCAAGCTCCAGCTCTGGGGCTGCAACGACCAGCCGAACCAGCAGTGGAACCTGGGCTGA
- a CDS encoding ABC transporter substrate-binding protein: MTTKIDTGTRRSGVRHGRRMLVAAAGAALTLASVTACGGGSGGGKVADGFTQAPQGGGKLTVWVDSTRLAAAQLYQKEHPAVKLDIVTYDGDANGSNYLQTKVSLFNRTGSGWPDVVFSSQNNEATWAVSAGFAAPLDKGLVDPGVLSGFAPGANTPCTVDGTVYCLRNDLSQTVLWYNAPLMKQWGYSVPTTWEQYQQLGEKVATEHPGYLVGSVGDSYAPEVYMWASKCGANQVTGAKAVTVNTTSDACTKMATLLDTLIKDGTMSKSSVFSSDFDKNDAAKVLMMPGPAWYGSAVFQGTFKTPSGQITASPMPQWEGDSSPSVGNVGGGTWLLSAHSKDLKDATDFLTWVSTSDDYQGKVSPGYPAYMPAAKTWLAQQGASGYYAGDPAPALQAAAGQAWLGWGYPQYSQEAIWAATMTPQITAGKTIASQLPAWQTAIANYAKADGYQVTTQ; encoded by the coding sequence ATGACGACCAAGATCGACACCGGGACGCGTCGGTCGGGCGTGAGACACGGCCGCAGGATGCTCGTCGCCGCCGCAGGCGCCGCGCTCACCCTCGCCTCCGTGACCGCCTGCGGTGGGGGCAGTGGCGGGGGGAAGGTCGCGGACGGCTTCACCCAGGCGCCGCAGGGCGGCGGCAAGCTCACCGTCTGGGTGGACTCGACGCGGCTCGCCGCGGCGCAGCTCTACCAGAAGGAGCACCCGGCGGTGAAGCTGGACATCGTCACCTACGACGGCGACGCCAACGGCTCCAACTACCTCCAGACCAAGGTCAGCCTGTTCAACCGCACCGGCAGCGGCTGGCCGGACGTGGTGTTCAGCTCGCAGAACAACGAGGCCACCTGGGCTGTGTCGGCGGGCTTCGCCGCGCCGCTGGACAAGGGCCTGGTCGACCCCGGTGTGCTCTCCGGCTTCGCCCCCGGCGCCAACACCCCGTGCACGGTCGACGGCACGGTCTACTGTCTGCGCAACGACCTCTCGCAGACCGTGCTCTGGTACAACGCCCCGCTGATGAAGCAGTGGGGCTACAGCGTGCCGACCACCTGGGAGCAGTACCAGCAGCTCGGCGAGAAGGTCGCCACCGAGCACCCGGGCTACCTGGTGGGCTCGGTCGGGGACTCCTACGCCCCCGAGGTCTACATGTGGGCGAGCAAGTGCGGCGCCAACCAGGTCACCGGCGCGAAGGCGGTCACGGTGAACACCACCAGTGACGCCTGCACCAAGATGGCCACGCTGCTCGACACCCTGATCAAGGACGGCACGATGTCCAAGAGCAGCGTGTTCAGCTCCGACTTCGACAAGAACGACGCGGCCAAGGTCCTGATGATGCCCGGCCCGGCGTGGTACGGCAGCGCGGTCTTCCAGGGCACCTTCAAGACCCCGTCCGGCCAGATCACGGCCTCCCCGATGCCGCAGTGGGAGGGCGACAGCAGCCCCTCGGTGGGCAACGTCGGCGGCGGCACCTGGCTGCTCTCCGCGCACAGCAAGGACCTGAAGGACGCGACCGACTTCCTGACCTGGGTGAGCACCTCGGACGACTACCAGGGCAAGGTCTCCCCGGGCTACCCGGCCTACATGCCGGCCGCCAAGACGTGGCTGGCCCAGCAGGGCGCCTCCGGCTACTACGCCGGCGACCCCGCGCCGGCCCTGCAGGCCGCCGCCGGTCAGGCGTGGCTGGGCTGGGGCTACCCGCAGTACAGCCAGGAGGCCATCTGGGCCGCGACCATGACCCCGCAGATCACCGCCGGCAAGACGATCGCCTCGCAGCTGCCCGCCTGGCAGACCGCGATCGCCAACTACGCCAAGGCCGACGGTTACCAGGTGACGACCCAGTGA
- a CDS encoding ROK family protein, translating into MRRQNLAVVLGTIAGQSPLSGLSRADVAGLTGLTRAAVSSLVDELIGRGALTEAETAPSGRVGRPGRALAVSDSGPAGLGLEVGVTHLGACVVDLRGEARVWRRVERANAGRPAGEVLAEVAALGAEAQAEADGLGLRVEGRVLAVPGVVPSAQPGLVEHAPNLGWHAVRPADHWPDPETVPEPENEANLGALAEYWQGGHGAETFVHVSAEAGIGAALIVDGQLFRGARGFAGELGHIPVHPDGLPCSCGSRGCLEQYAGEAAVLREAGLVGEGDPVALLAGRAGAGDRAALRALERAGRALGLALASAVNLVDPDGLVLGGAYAELADWLLPAVRAELAARVTVRPWPSEALRPSLLGRRGALLGAALVTTRQLIADPTRLPAA; encoded by the coding sequence ATGCGCCGGCAGAACCTCGCGGTGGTGCTCGGCACGATCGCCGGGCAGAGCCCGCTCTCCGGGCTCTCCCGGGCGGACGTCGCCGGCCTCACCGGGCTGACCAGGGCGGCCGTCTCCTCGCTGGTCGACGAGCTGATCGGCCGCGGCGCGCTGACCGAGGCGGAGACCGCGCCGAGCGGCCGGGTCGGCCGGCCCGGCCGGGCGCTGGCCGTCAGCGACAGCGGACCGGCGGGCCTCGGGTTGGAGGTCGGCGTCACGCACCTCGGCGCCTGCGTGGTGGACCTGCGCGGCGAGGCCCGGGTGTGGCGGCGGGTGGAGCGGGCCAACGCGGGCCGGCCGGCCGGCGAGGTGCTGGCCGAGGTCGCGGCGCTGGGCGCCGAGGCGCAGGCCGAGGCGGACGGGCTCGGGCTGCGCGTCGAGGGCCGGGTGCTGGCCGTGCCCGGGGTGGTGCCGAGCGCCCAGCCGGGCCTGGTCGAGCACGCCCCCAACCTCGGCTGGCACGCCGTGCGGCCTGCCGACCACTGGCCCGACCCGGAGACCGTGCCCGAGCCGGAGAACGAGGCCAACCTCGGCGCGCTGGCCGAGTACTGGCAGGGCGGGCACGGCGCCGAGACCTTCGTGCACGTCTCCGCCGAGGCCGGCATCGGCGCCGCGCTGATCGTCGACGGGCAGCTGTTCCGCGGCGCGCGCGGCTTCGCCGGCGAGCTCGGGCACATCCCCGTCCACCCGGACGGCCTGCCCTGCTCCTGCGGTTCGCGCGGGTGCCTGGAGCAGTACGCGGGGGAGGCGGCCGTGCTGCGCGAGGCCGGGCTCGTGGGGGAGGGGGACCCGGTCGCGCTGCTGGCCGGGCGGGCGGGCGCGGGGGACCGGGCGGCGCTGCGCGCGCTGGAGCGGGCGGGCCGCGCCCTGGGGCTGGCCCTCGCCTCCGCGGTGAACCTGGTCGACCCGGACGGCCTGGTGCTGGGCGGCGCCTACGCCGAGCTCGCCGACTGGCTGCTGCCGGCGGTCCGCGCCGAGCTGGCCGCCCGGGTCACCGTTCGGCCCTGGCCGTCCGAGGCCCTGCGGCCCTCGCTGCTGGGGCGGCGCGGCGCGCTGCTCGGCGCGGCCCTGGTGACGACCCGTCAGCTGATCGCGGACCCGACCCGGCTGCCAGCGGCCTGA
- a CDS encoding FadR/GntR family transcriptional regulator: MAEVTPGAASAYRPGYETAAERILELIAAEGLAPGDRLPTEYELAERIGTSRTVVREAVKMLSALGRVRALKGRGLFVADDPGMLGTTASPFFLPTDLEHVYMLFEFRRAQEMESSRLAATRATPAELRAIGEAVDLCGHGFETGDVATFIRGDDAFHMSVAAASHNFFTVAVIREARRLQSQSSLIGMSGELGPHAPQAVEEHAAIYRAIRAGDPEAAAQAAAVHIENSLEDYRKEIQRRLFQPGGTSPA, encoded by the coding sequence GTGGCGGAGGTGACGCCCGGCGCGGCCAGTGCCTACCGGCCGGGCTACGAGACGGCGGCGGAGCGGATCCTGGAGCTGATCGCCGCCGAGGGCCTCGCACCCGGGGACCGGCTGCCCACCGAGTACGAGCTCGCGGAACGCATCGGCACCAGCCGCACGGTGGTGCGCGAGGCCGTCAAGATGCTCTCCGCGCTGGGCCGCGTCCGGGCGCTCAAGGGCCGGGGGCTGTTCGTGGCCGACGACCCGGGGATGCTCGGCACCACCGCCAGCCCGTTCTTCCTGCCCACCGACCTCGAACACGTCTACATGCTGTTCGAGTTCCGCCGGGCCCAGGAGATGGAGTCCAGCCGGCTCGCCGCCACCCGGGCCACGCCCGCCGAGCTGCGGGCCATCGGTGAGGCCGTCGACCTGTGCGGACACGGCTTCGAGACCGGCGACGTGGCCACGTTCATCCGGGGTGACGACGCCTTCCACATGTCCGTCGCCGCCGCCTCGCACAACTTCTTCACGGTCGCCGTGATCCGGGAGGCCCGGCGGCTGCAGAGCCAGTCCAGCCTGATCGGCATGTCGGGCGAGCTCGGACCGCACGCTCCGCAGGCGGTCGAGGAGCACGCCGCGATCTACCGGGCGATCCGGGCGGGCGACCCGGAGGCGGCGGCGCAGGCCGCGGCGGTCCACATCGAGAACTCGCTGGAGGACTACCGCAAGGAGATACAGCGCCGGCTCTTCCAGCCGGGCGGCACCTCCCCGGCCTGA
- a CDS encoding FadR/GntR family transcriptional regulator: MAIDGAPPPLPADVSPHGRGTTGGQGAYRPGYELVAEQILELIAGSRLQPGDRMPTEQELATRLGTSRTVVREAIRILSALGRVRAQKGRGLYVADDGGMLGGSRWDGFFLPTDLDHVYMLFEFRRTQETTASRLAASRAAPAELRAIEAAAELCRQGHLSGDAELFHQGDDEFHLGIAAASHNEFLVAAVREARRLQRQSSTIGMHGAVGQHAEEAVAEHAAIYRAIRDGDPQAAAEAAAVHLDKTLEDYRREIRRRVFG; encoded by the coding sequence ATGGCCATCGACGGCGCACCCCCACCGCTACCGGCGGACGTGTCGCCCCACGGGCGCGGGACCACCGGCGGCCAAGGCGCCTACCGGCCCGGCTACGAGCTGGTGGCCGAGCAGATCCTCGAACTGATCGCCGGCTCGCGGCTGCAGCCGGGCGACCGGATGCCCACCGAGCAGGAGCTGGCCACCCGACTGGGCACCAGCCGCACCGTGGTCCGGGAGGCGATCAGGATCCTGTCCGCACTCGGACGGGTCCGCGCGCAGAAGGGGCGCGGCCTGTACGTCGCCGACGACGGGGGAATGCTGGGCGGCTCCCGCTGGGACGGCTTCTTCCTGCCGACCGACCTGGACCACGTCTACATGCTGTTCGAGTTCCGGCGGACCCAGGAGACGACCGCCAGCCGGCTGGCCGCGAGCCGGGCGGCCCCCGCCGAACTGCGCGCGATCGAGGCCGCCGCCGAGCTCTGCCGCCAGGGCCACCTGTCCGGCGATGCGGAGCTGTTCCACCAGGGCGACGACGAGTTCCACCTGGGCATCGCGGCGGCCTCGCACAACGAGTTCCTGGTCGCGGCGGTGCGCGAGGCCCGTCGGCTCCAGCGCCAGTCCAGCACCATCGGGATGCACGGCGCGGTGGGCCAGCACGCCGAGGAGGCGGTCGCCGAGCACGCCGCGATCTACCGGGCGATCCGGGACGGCGATCCGCAGGCCGCGGCCGAGGCCGCGGCCGTGCACCTGGACAAGACCCTGGAGGACTACCGGCGCGAGATCCGGCGCCGGGTGTTCGGCTGA
- a CDS encoding FadR/GntR family transcriptional regulator, producing MAVTDEAIEKIKTMILSGRLKPGDRLPKEPDLAAQLGLSRNSLREAVKALSLLNVLDVRQGDGTYVTSLEPSLLLEALTFILDLHQDESVVELFQVRAVLDSAASGLAAQWATDEQLAELAALLDSVGPDPTVEELVANDLEFHRLIARAGGNDVLASLLDSLAHRTARARIWRGVTQEQAVERTMSEHRGLLDALVAHDVEAAKARAAVHVGGVVEWLRKAL from the coding sequence GTGGCCGTGACGGACGAGGCGATCGAGAAGATCAAGACGATGATCCTCTCGGGCCGGCTCAAGCCCGGTGACCGGCTGCCCAAGGAGCCCGACCTGGCGGCGCAGCTGGGGCTCTCCCGCAACTCGCTGCGGGAGGCGGTGAAGGCGCTGTCACTGCTCAACGTGCTGGACGTGCGGCAGGGCGACGGCACCTACGTGACCAGCCTGGAGCCCTCGCTGCTGCTGGAGGCGCTCACCTTCATCCTCGACCTGCACCAGGACGAGTCGGTGGTGGAGCTGTTCCAGGTGCGGGCGGTGCTGGACTCCGCGGCCTCCGGGCTGGCGGCCCAGTGGGCGACCGACGAGCAGCTGGCCGAGCTGGCCGCGCTGCTCGACAGCGTCGGGCCGGACCCGACGGTCGAGGAGCTGGTCGCGAACGACCTGGAGTTCCACCGGCTGATCGCCCGGGCCGGCGGCAACGACGTGCTCGCCTCGCTGCTGGACTCGCTGGCGCACCGTACGGCGCGGGCCCGGATCTGGCGGGGCGTCACCCAGGAGCAGGCGGTGGAGCGCACCATGTCCGAGCACCGCGGGCTGCTCGACGCGCTGGTCGCGCACGACGTGGAGGCGGCCAAGGCACGGGCGGCGGTGCACGTCGGCGGCGTGGTGGAGTGGCTGCGCAAGGCGCTCTGA
- a CDS encoding carbohydrate ABC transporter permease, with protein sequence MTSSPPQNARASAALANRRAVWPGRAGHGFVAAYVVLLVAFGVVPTVYAIYFAFTDSGNQFAGLSNFISVASDFRFLPAIGHVAVYLVCWLASLVVFVVGLTLLLHRVASQGVSRALRFVYYIPGALAGAASVMVWLFMLDPTVSPIGFLLRAMGFDTFGQVVAPGNMPILLTMIAFWTGAGGWIVVMYGALNNISPEIIEAARIDGAGPWQIARRIQIPLLRKWIVYMVVLAFAGGTQLFVEPQLLSQASNGVAGRDYSLNQLSYDFAFQNNNVNTAAAISVELLLVGLCVAGVFVARSGFFDAD encoded by the coding sequence GTGACGTCGTCCCCTCCGCAGAACGCCCGGGCCTCGGCGGCGCTCGCCAACCGGCGAGCCGTCTGGCCCGGGCGGGCCGGGCACGGTTTCGTGGCCGCCTACGTCGTGCTGCTGGTCGCCTTCGGCGTGGTGCCCACCGTGTACGCGATCTACTTCGCGTTCACCGACTCCGGCAACCAGTTCGCCGGCCTGTCGAACTTCATCTCCGTGGCCAGTGACTTCCGCTTCCTGCCGGCCATCGGCCACGTGGCCGTCTACCTGGTGTGCTGGCTGGCCTCGCTGGTGGTCTTCGTGGTCGGGCTGACCCTGCTGCTGCACCGGGTCGCCTCGCAGGGGGTGAGCCGAGCGCTCCGCTTCGTCTACTACATCCCGGGCGCGCTGGCCGGCGCGGCGAGCGTGATGGTCTGGCTGTTCATGCTGGACCCGACGGTCAGTCCGATCGGCTTCCTGCTGCGGGCGATGGGCTTCGACACCTTCGGGCAGGTCGTCGCCCCCGGCAACATGCCGATCCTGCTGACGATGATCGCGTTCTGGACCGGCGCGGGCGGCTGGATCGTGGTCATGTACGGCGCGCTGAACAACATCTCGCCCGAGATCATCGAGGCGGCCCGGATCGACGGGGCGGGGCCCTGGCAGATCGCCCGGCGGATCCAGATCCCACTGCTGCGCAAGTGGATCGTCTACATGGTGGTGCTCGCCTTCGCCGGCGGGACCCAGCTGTTCGTCGAACCGCAGCTGCTCTCCCAGGCGAGCAACGGAGTGGCCGGGCGCGACTACTCGCTCAACCAGCTCTCCTACGACTTCGCCTTCCAGAACAACAACGTCAACACTGCCGCCGCCATCTCGGTCGAGCTGCTGCTCGTCGGGCTGTGCGTCGCCGGAGTGTTCGTCGCCAGATCGGGGTTCTTCGATGCCGACTGA
- a CDS encoding L-rhamnose mutarotase, whose protein sequence is MRRVAQITRLRPEKREEYLALHREVWPAVQAAIRAANIRNYSIFLHGDILVGYYEYHGEDLAADLAGIAEDAETRRWWTLTDPCQQRWADADAEPGTGPWTDLPEIWHLSEETE, encoded by the coding sequence ATGAGGCGCGTCGCCCAGATCACCAGGCTGCGGCCCGAGAAGCGCGAGGAGTACCTCGCCCTGCACCGCGAGGTGTGGCCCGCCGTCCAGGCGGCGATCCGCGCCGCCAACATCCGCAACTACAGCATCTTCCTGCACGGCGACATCCTGGTCGGCTACTACGAGTACCACGGCGAGGACCTCGCAGCCGACCTCGCCGGCATCGCCGAGGACGCGGAGACCCGCCGCTGGTGGACGCTGACCGACCCGTGCCAGCAGCGCTGGGCGGATGCCGACGCCGAGCCCGGCACCGGCCCGTGGACCGACCTGCCGGAAATCTGGCACCTCTCCGAGGAGACCGAGTGA
- a CDS encoding carbohydrate ABC transporter permease, giving the protein MPTDTKRRLKNPLPAVVLVLFAVFFILPVVWLLLAATKTDDQLVHNNPLSFGSWHALKANWDALTGYQDNAVFTWLGNSALYSVITLGITLAVAIPAGYALAMTEFRGRRFLLVATLVVMLMPSATLVVPLFLELNEVHLIGSMWSVILPYSFYPFGVYLTYIYYSTAVPPALLDAARIDGCSEVQVFRRIALPLAAPVVALVGFFSFVANWTNYFLPYVLLPQSDQFPVQVGLGTLLNDVPQFNPTVGTLAVQRPELALATLLAISPVVLVFLFSQRYLVGGMLAGSIKD; this is encoded by the coding sequence ATGCCGACTGACACCAAGCGCCGGCTGAAGAACCCGCTGCCCGCGGTGGTGCTCGTCCTGTTCGCGGTCTTCTTCATCCTGCCGGTGGTCTGGCTGCTGCTCGCCGCCACCAAGACCGACGACCAGCTGGTGCACAACAACCCGCTGTCGTTCGGCTCCTGGCACGCGCTGAAGGCCAACTGGGACGCCCTGACGGGCTATCAGGACAACGCGGTGTTCACCTGGCTGGGCAACTCCGCGCTGTACTCGGTCATCACCCTGGGGATCACGCTGGCCGTGGCGATCCCCGCCGGGTACGCCCTGGCGATGACCGAGTTCCGCGGGCGCCGCTTCCTGCTGGTGGCCACCCTCGTCGTCATGCTGATGCCCAGTGCCACGCTGGTGGTGCCGCTCTTCCTGGAGCTGAACGAGGTCCACCTGATCGGGTCGATGTGGTCGGTGATCCTGCCGTACTCCTTCTACCCCTTCGGCGTCTACCTGACCTACATCTACTACAGCACGGCGGTGCCCCCGGCCCTGCTGGACGCCGCGCGGATCGACGGGTGCTCGGAGGTCCAGGTCTTCCGCCGGATCGCCCTGCCGCTCGCGGCCCCCGTGGTGGCGCTGGTCGGGTTCTTCAGCTTCGTCGCCAACTGGACGAACTACTTCCTGCCCTACGTCCTGCTGCCGCAGAGCGACCAGTTCCCGGTGCAGGTGGGCCTCGGCACCCTGCTGAACGACGTGCCGCAGTTCAACCCGACGGTCGGCACCTTGGCGGTGCAGCGGCCCGAACTCGCGCTCGCCACGCTGCTGGCCATCTCGCCCGTGGTGCTCGTCTTCCTCTTCTCCCAGCGCTACCTCGTCGGCGGGATGCTCGCCGGCTCGATCAAGGACTGA
- a CDS encoding amidohydrolase family protein, whose amino-acid sequence MTDRQQGEPVVLDAHVHLWDPSAMDYPWLNEAPALKRAFDADDFAAVLPEPADVIVVEAGRHPHDAAAEVEWVRAQAVTRPWIRGIVAEAPVELRSRAVEVIRRYATDPFVLGVRRNVQDEPAGFTTDEQFRAGVRLLGEHGLPFDACVRDHQLAELAALAQACPQTTLVLDHLGKPAAADPPDPAWRQALRELARHDNVVCKLSGLATEAAPGTARPALLATLREALQTFGPDRCLFGGDWPVMTLATDYQQWLDLVREALADLPTAERHAVLRTTAERVYGLAGHHTPEEAR is encoded by the coding sequence GTGACGGACCGTCAGCAGGGCGAGCCGGTGGTCCTCGACGCGCACGTGCACCTGTGGGACCCGAGCGCCATGGACTACCCGTGGCTCAACGAGGCCCCGGCCCTGAAGCGCGCGTTCGACGCCGACGACTTCGCCGCGGTGCTCCCCGAGCCCGCCGACGTGATCGTGGTCGAGGCCGGGCGGCACCCGCACGACGCCGCCGCCGAGGTCGAGTGGGTGCGCGCCCAGGCCGTCACCCGGCCGTGGATCCGCGGCATCGTCGCCGAGGCCCCGGTGGAACTGCGCTCCCGGGCGGTCGAGGTGATCCGCCGTTACGCCACCGACCCGTTCGTGCTCGGGGTCCGGCGCAACGTCCAGGACGAGCCCGCCGGCTTCACCACCGATGAGCAGTTCCGGGCGGGCGTGCGCCTGCTCGGGGAGCACGGGCTGCCGTTCGACGCCTGCGTGCGGGACCACCAGCTGGCGGAACTCGCCGCGCTCGCGCAGGCCTGCCCGCAGACCACGCTCGTCCTGGACCACCTGGGCAAGCCCGCCGCCGCCGACCCGCCCGACCCCGCGTGGCGGCAGGCACTGCGCGAGCTGGCCCGGCACGACAACGTGGTCTGCAAGCTCTCCGGCCTGGCCACCGAGGCCGCGCCGGGCACCGCCCGCCCGGCCCTGCTCGCCACCCTGCGCGAGGCCCTGCAGACCTTCGGACCCGACCGCTGCCTGTTCGGCGGCGACTGGCCCGTCATGACCCTGGCCACCGACTACCAGCAGTGGCTCGACCTGGTGCGCGAGGCGCTGGCCGACCTGCCGACGGCAGAGCGCCACGCCGTGCTGCGCACCACCGCCGAGCGCGTCTACGGACTCGCCGGCCACCACACCCCGGAGGAAGCCCGATGA